Within the Bacillota bacterium genome, the region CAGAGCCAGGCGACGTCAAGTGTCAACTCGATCGCGCAAAAGGCCAGTCTGGCAGCTTTAACTGGTACGCAGGAGCCCATGAAAGAAATGGTGGCAGAATTTGCCAAACGGCGCGATTACATTGTGGAGCGGTTTAAGGCGATCCCCGGCGTAAGCTGCAACAAACCAGGCGGGGCGTTCTACGTCTTCCCCAATGTATCCAGGTTTTACGGCAAGCAGTATCAGGGCCGGCTGGTCAACAATTCCACTGATCTGGCCGACCTGCTCCTGGCTGAAGCGCAGGTCGCGGTCGTGCCGGGAGTCGCGTTTGGCGCCGATGCCTTTATACGTTTGTCTTACGCGACCTCAATTGCCAATATCAAGGAAGGTCTGGACAGGATCCAGCATATCCTGGCGCAGCTCAGTTAGGAGTTCCCATGTCGCTAATAACCGACACCACGAAGGATGAAAATGATTAGGGAGATGAAAATGATTAAGGAATTAAGGAGATTTTCAGAAAGGAGGAACAGATAAATAATATGGATTATTACGCTGTAGTGAATAGCCGGTGCAGTATTCGCAAATACCGCTCCGACCAGATAGAGCAAGAAAAGGTAATCCGCGTACTAGACGCGGCCAGAAGAGCACCTTCTTGGAAGAACCAGCAGTGCTGGCGATTTTTGGTCGTGGCTGACGCTGCCAAACGCCAGGCCTTAAGCGAGACGTTGCGCCAGGGTAACCCCGCGACCAAAGCTTTTCTGCAGGCCCCGCTGGTGGTAGCCTTATGCGCGAAGCCAGACGATTCGGGGAATGTCAACGGGCGAGAATATTACATGCTCGATGCGGGGCTGGCTTTGGAAAACCTGACCTTGGCGGCGACCAACGAGGGTTTAGCGACTTGTATAGTCGGGGCGTTTAATGAGGACCTGGTCAGGACTGCCCTGGGGGTACCGCCGGATTTCCGGGTGGTGGCTTTAACACCGTTGGGTTATCCCGAGGAACAACCGAATCCCCGACCGCGCAAGTCTTTGGAAGAAATCGCCTTCTGGGAACAATGGGGACAACCAATTGCCTGAGGTGTTAACCCCGCGGTAAAAATATCTGTACTGCCTTAGGCAATTCACCAAACATCTACAAATAAACCCAAGCGCAACGTGAAACAGTAACAACGAAGCTCCGTTGATCCCAAACGGAGCTTTTTCACGTTTGTTTATTTTTTGTTTATTTATTCAAGGATTTGCTATTCAGGGATTTGCCCAGCCGCTCTACCAGTTCATCCATTTCCGGATAAGAAATGTTTAAAGGAGGAAGGAGCCGCACTACGTCTCGGCCAGCCCGGTGGACCAGCAGGCCGTTGTTTCGACATTCTTTAATGAGTCCACTCAAATCGCCAGCGAAGCGAAACCCCAGGATGAAGCCTTTTCCCAAAAGCGGGCCGCACAGGCCCTGAGGGGTGCCTGTTTGCAACAACTCACCCAGCTTAGCCCGTAAATACTGGCTCCGTTCTTTGACTGAGTCAAGAAAACCGGGTTTGGTTAATTCGCGAACCACGGCTACTCCAGCCGCGCAGGCTACCGGGTTGCCCCCAAAAGTAGTGCCGTGGTCACCGCTGTGGATCGTCGCAGCCA harbors:
- a CDS encoding nitroreductase produces the protein MDYYAVVNSRCSIRKYRSDQIEQEKVIRVLDAARRAPSWKNQQCWRFLVVADAAKRQALSETLRQGNPATKAFLQAPLVVALCAKPDDSGNVNGREYYMLDAGLALENLTLAATNEGLATCIVGAFNEDLVRTALGVPPDFRVVALTPLGYPEEQPNPRPRKSLEEIAFWEQWGQPIA